In Cupriavidus taiwanensis, the following are encoded in one genomic region:
- a CDS encoding mandelate racemase/muconate lactonizing enzyme family protein, with product MKIASIEAIVLRIPFTVGGVPAAGVWGGAGMQAADSLLLKVSTDGGMVGWGETFGFVGIPAARAAIEQMLAPACIGRDATQIEAIGLDLQRRFHVFGRSGALFYGLSALDIALWDLCGKAAGLPVHRLLGGARREQLPAYASLIRYADAETIAVNVRRAIADGYRSLKLHEVDLAVIRAARAAAGPGIEITLDTNCPWSLHEAIDMARALQPLSLRWLEEPLWPPENYAGLAALRQRCAIPLAAGENATTLMEFEHLLSLGAVDVVQPSPAKMGGISALREVFALAAAHNVQVMVHTFYDGPGLLAAMHATAALGDAAAMIEWRYFDMEAQVLGDAVVPRDGMIALPTGPGLGIDPDPEVIRRYRVG from the coding sequence ATGAAGATCGCGAGCATCGAAGCCATCGTGCTGCGCATTCCGTTCACGGTCGGGGGCGTTCCGGCCGCGGGCGTCTGGGGCGGGGCCGGCATGCAGGCGGCCGACTCGCTGCTGCTGAAGGTGAGCACCGACGGCGGCATGGTCGGCTGGGGCGAGACCTTCGGCTTCGTCGGCATTCCGGCGGCCAGGGCGGCGATCGAGCAGATGCTGGCGCCAGCCTGCATCGGCCGTGACGCGACCCAGATCGAGGCGATCGGCCTGGACCTGCAACGCAGGTTCCATGTGTTCGGGCGCAGCGGGGCCTTGTTCTATGGGCTGTCGGCGCTCGATATCGCGCTGTGGGATCTGTGCGGCAAGGCGGCCGGGCTACCGGTCCATCGCCTGCTCGGCGGCGCGCGGCGCGAGCAGCTGCCGGCCTATGCCAGCCTGATCCGGTATGCCGATGCCGAAACCATCGCGGTCAACGTCAGGCGCGCCATCGCCGACGGCTACCGCAGCCTGAAGCTGCACGAAGTCGACCTGGCCGTGATCCGCGCCGCGCGCGCGGCCGCGGGCCCCGGGATCGAGATCACGCTGGATACAAACTGCCCGTGGAGTCTGCATGAGGCCATCGACATGGCGCGCGCCCTGCAGCCCTTGTCGCTGCGCTGGCTGGAAGAGCCGCTGTGGCCGCCCGAGAACTACGCCGGGCTGGCGGCGCTGCGCCAGCGCTGCGCGATTCCGCTTGCAGCCGGCGAGAATGCCACCACGCTGATGGAGTTCGAGCACCTGCTGAGCCTTGGCGCGGTCGACGTGGTGCAGCCCAGCCCGGCCAAGATGGGCGGCATCAGCGCGCTGCGCGAGGTCTTTGCGCTGGCCGCGGCGCACAACGTGCAGGTGATGGTCCATACCTTCTACGACGGCCCCGGGCTGCTGGCCGCCATGCATGCCACCGCGGCGCTGGGCGACGCCGCCGCCATGATCGAATGGCGCTACTTCGACATGGAAGCGCAAGTGCTGGGCGATGCCGTGGTGCCGCGCGACGGCATGATCGCGCTGCCCACCGGCCCGGGCCTGGGCATCGACCCCGATCCGGAAGTGATCCGGCGCTACCGCGTCGGCTGA